The genomic region TGAACAGCAAACCCGAGACGCCCCACGAAAAACCCATCATGATGCTGCTGGCAAGGGCCACATGGTTGGGGGCATACTCCTGAGCAGCCACCACCCCCACTGGAATGGTGGCATTGGTGAGGCCACCCACCAGAAAGGTCAGCGGGTAATACCAGAGGTTGGCTGGAGAGCTGTAGAACAACAGGATGTACAGGGGGATCAGTCCCAGCAAACTGCTGCGCAACACTTTGACCCTGCCATACTTGTCTGAAAGCCTGCCTCCCACAATGCCTCCAATGGCACTGGCAATGGCGTAAATGCCCAGAGAAAGGGCCACTTCGTTCTTGCCAAATCCTCTGCTGGCCAGCAAAAATGGCAACAGGCCGTTGTAACCAATGGAAGTCAGTGAGCGCAACACCGCCATGCCCCAGAGTTTCTGGATGGGTCCTTTGAACACGTTCAGGTACTCTTGCAGGGTGGCTTTTTTCTTCTGGGTGTGGATGGAAGGCACACTGAAGTAGATGCCCACCCCGATCAGCAAAATGACCGGGATCAGGTAAGGCAAGCCCTGCACCCCCAGAACCACCACCAGCACAGGACCAAGGGCCATTCCAGCGGTTCCTCCAGCACTGAACAGGCTGGCCCACAGACCCCTCTGGTGGGAAGGACTGTAATCAGACACGTATGCCGAACCCGAGGGGTGCAAAA from Deinococcus misasensis DSM 22328 harbors:
- a CDS encoding MFS transporter, whose protein sequence is MRTAPPLLAPSAVMIAVAATVGHFFTDAFTTILGPLGPDLQKMFSLSLTQVAFLSSVMSLTSSVLQPVLGVLTERFDRRLMLALGPTMAGVGLCLMPYMPSFALLVVLVAVAGVGSGILHPSGSAYVSDYSPSHQRGLWASLFSAGGTAGMALGPVLVVVLGVQGLPYLIPVILLIGVGIYFSVPSIHTQKKKATLQEYLNVFKGPIQKLWGMAVLRSLTSIGYNGLLPFLLASRGFGKNEVALSLGIYAIASAIGGIVGGRLSDKYGRVKVLRSSLLGLIPLYILLFYSSPANLWYYPLTFLVGGLTNATIPVGVVAAQEYAPNHVALASSIMMGFSWGVSGLLFTLIGGIADHFGIMPALWVSVFMLIPSMFLVYNLPEPQKPLQK